One Chromobacterium paludis genomic window carries:
- a CDS encoding sulfotransferase family protein has protein sequence MTISSESHRPLPVLMIPLRRCGSHALRLRLNFSHEFFSPYPLHIVDFMPLLPLYGDLSQDRSYFQLVVDVVGLQAASMVKWPDIVFDPVELFESLADQPRSVHRIVWEMLLRAGEKQQARVVMDKSLDSVHYADELLRLFPNMRFLNVVRDPRAQIASINRAIIHDFDTVLNVRTWLAAYQAADRLLAQRADKVLTIRYEDFLADQQTVLRQVCDFFGIAFLPQMLDIRSSYEAAKIARLSALWSSNHFPPIAANADKFKQQLSMREIEIIETVCRDYMARYGYSMLTAGQLPLNEELIKAAEIRSLQARAQAWGDLRRDNHRDYILRQSRADYLAGIRRRLQRDRQVEFSMPAVK, from the coding sequence ATGACTATTTCATCTGAATCCCATCGTCCGCTGCCGGTGCTGATGATTCCGCTGCGACGATGCGGTAGCCATGCATTGCGTTTGCGGCTCAACTTCAGCCATGAGTTCTTCTCGCCCTATCCGCTTCATATCGTGGATTTCATGCCGCTGCTGCCGCTTTATGGCGACTTGTCCCAGGATAGAAGCTATTTCCAGCTTGTGGTGGATGTGGTGGGCCTGCAGGCAGCCAGCATGGTGAAATGGCCGGATATCGTTTTTGATCCGGTGGAGCTGTTTGAGTCGCTTGCGGATCAGCCGCGCAGCGTCCACCGCATCGTGTGGGAGATGCTGCTGCGGGCAGGAGAGAAGCAGCAGGCCAGGGTGGTGATGGACAAATCCCTGGATAGCGTGCACTACGCGGACGAGTTACTGCGCTTGTTTCCCAATATGCGCTTTTTGAACGTCGTGCGAGATCCGCGCGCCCAGATCGCTTCGATCAATCGCGCCATCATTCACGACTTTGACACCGTGCTGAACGTGCGCACCTGGCTGGCCGCCTATCAGGCCGCGGACCGCCTGCTGGCGCAGCGCGCCGACAAAGTGCTCACGATACGCTATGAGGACTTTCTGGCCGATCAGCAAACGGTGCTGCGCCAGGTGTGCGATTTCTTCGGCATCGCCTTTTTGCCGCAAATGCTGGACATTCGCAGCTCCTATGAGGCGGCCAAGATCGCGCGGCTGTCCGCGTTGTGGTCATCCAATCACTTTCCGCCCATCGCCGCCAATGCCGACAAGTTCAAACAGCAGTTGTCGATGCGCGAGATCGAGATCATCGAAACCGTCTGCCGCGACTATATGGCGCGATATGGTTACTCCATGCTGACGGCGGGGCAGTTGCCGCTGAACGAGGAGCTGATCAAAGCGGCGGAAATCCGCTCGCTGCAGGCGCGGGCGCAAGCCTGGGGGGACCTGCGGCGAGACAATCATCGAGACTACATCCTGAGGCAGAGCCGGGCGGACTATCTGGCGGGGATCCGGCGCCGACTGCAACGTGATCGGCAGGTGGAGTTTTCCATGCCTGCGGTGAAGTAA
- the cysC gene encoding adenylyl-sulfate kinase: MATALSPAGVPANIFKTAGRIRLTDRQRLFGHDAMTLWLTGLSGAGKSTLAYALEARLVRAGFSSVVLDGDNLRHGLNRNLGFSTADRQENIRRVAEVARLMNEAGLIVLAACISPLRGDREMAREIIGEHRFAEIYVSTALSVCEARDCKGLYAKARSGEIAQFTGVSAPYEPPPQPALALDTGTLRPDEAVERLFGLVLHRCSAAAMKQRACHDYFI, encoded by the coding sequence ATGGCGACGGCTCTTTCACCGGCGGGCGTACCCGCCAATATTTTCAAAACCGCCGGCCGTATTCGGCTGACGGATCGGCAGCGGCTGTTTGGACATGACGCCATGACGCTGTGGCTGACCGGTCTGAGCGGGGCGGGCAAGTCCACCCTTGCTTACGCCTTGGAAGCGCGCCTGGTGCGAGCCGGGTTTTCGTCCGTGGTGCTGGATGGCGACAATTTGCGCCATGGACTCAATCGCAACCTTGGCTTCTCGACGGCTGACCGGCAGGAGAATATCCGCCGCGTGGCGGAGGTGGCGCGGCTGATGAACGAGGCCGGCCTGATTGTCCTGGCCGCCTGCATCTCGCCGCTGCGCGGCGACCGCGAAATGGCGCGCGAAATCATAGGCGAGCACCGTTTTGCGGAAATCTATGTCAGCACCGCCCTATCGGTGTGCGAGGCGCGGGACTGCAAGGGCCTGTACGCCAAGGCCCGCTCCGGGGAAATTGCGCAGTTCACCGGGGTGTCGGCGCCTTACGAGCCGCCGCCGCAGCCGGCGCTGGCGCTGGATACGGGAACGCTGAGGCCGGATGAGGCCGTGGAGCGTTTGTTTGGCCTGGTGTTGCATCGTTGCAGCGCAGCGGCCATGAAACAGAGGGCATGCCATGACTATTTCATCTGA
- a CDS encoding DUF1302 domain-containing protein — protein sequence MRGGAAASSRRQRGRKMKRTMLCCSLLVSGMGAAWAGEVTMSTLPSGLGEGWHGDWGAAQLTAKGAMAIGNVYRMDRPDPTFTGHANAMDTLNDGDLNYGRGSLISQAWQGYLQGDLHYRDAGIFVSGKAWYDYGLIHHAAPHGHSSNGYAAGAPLDDSRFTRLDRFSGLALDDAYVYGRAQLGQSSLLLRLGQQVIPWVTPTTILGGIQQVNAMDFNALGRAGTIPEMVNIPAPAWYGKLDVTPKLALDAYYRFQFEPNAYPGCGSFYSGNDYAQPGCDKLTLNGSLLSMLQHRNIATSDQQSAANPLDYIARVADDKPHGGEYGLSIRYLLDDIGQLGFFYANEASPMSFSQMLRTGPGVLLPAAANLGLAKPVGIAGVFRRSFPDGIHMFAVNFKTRLPGGAGIYSELSYRPKQPVAWNGADFLYGVLSGAGPLGYLAHTPTGYLARGYDTFRSSQFSLGATQPLGRLLGGDAKLSGEVGVKYLAGLPDAYVMRYGRVGFGQAPSAATPACNGTGLSCALDGFVTPLSWGLRGKLEEHYGGVLPGLALMPSLLLAYDAKGYSQDGQFIEGRRSALWRLRGEYRKQYSFELLYLATGGGQYNTQSDRSLAMISAGIKF from the coding sequence ATGCGCGGCGGCGCGGCCGCGTCGTCGCGACGACAAAGGGGACGAAAAATGAAGAGAACGATGCTCTGTTGCAGCTTGTTGGTATCGGGTATGGGCGCGGCCTGGGCGGGGGAAGTCACCATGAGCACCTTGCCTTCCGGCTTGGGAGAAGGCTGGCATGGCGATTGGGGCGCGGCACAGTTGACGGCAAAGGGCGCGATGGCCATTGGCAATGTTTATCGCATGGATAGGCCTGACCCGACGTTCACCGGCCATGCCAACGCGATGGACACGCTGAACGACGGCGATTTGAACTATGGCCGCGGCAGCCTGATTTCCCAGGCCTGGCAGGGCTATTTGCAGGGCGACCTGCATTACCGCGACGCCGGCATCTTCGTCAGCGGCAAGGCCTGGTACGACTATGGACTGATCCACCACGCGGCGCCGCACGGCCATTCCTCCAATGGCTATGCGGCGGGGGCGCCGCTGGACGACAGCCGCTTCACCCGGCTGGACCGCTTCAGCGGCCTCGCCTTGGATGACGCCTACGTCTACGGCCGCGCGCAGCTGGGGCAATCGTCGCTGCTGCTCCGGCTGGGGCAGCAGGTGATCCCATGGGTGACGCCCACCACCATTCTGGGCGGCATTCAGCAGGTCAATGCCATGGATTTCAATGCCTTGGGCCGCGCCGGCACCATACCCGAAATGGTAAACATCCCGGCGCCGGCCTGGTATGGCAAGCTAGATGTCACGCCCAAGCTGGCCTTGGACGCCTATTACCGCTTCCAGTTCGAACCCAATGCCTATCCGGGTTGCGGCAGCTTTTATTCCGGCAACGATTACGCCCAGCCGGGCTGCGACAAGCTGACGCTGAACGGCAGCCTGCTGAGCATGCTGCAGCATCGCAACATCGCCACCAGCGACCAGCAGTCCGCCGCCAATCCGCTGGACTACATCGCGCGCGTGGCGGACGACAAGCCGCACGGCGGCGAGTACGGCTTGAGCATCCGCTACTTGCTGGACGACATCGGCCAATTGGGCTTTTTCTACGCCAATGAAGCCAGCCCGATGAGCTTCAGCCAGATGCTGCGCACTGGGCCCGGCGTCTTGCTGCCGGCGGCGGCCAATCTGGGGCTGGCGAAGCCTGTGGGCATCGCCGGCGTGTTCCGCCGCAGCTTCCCCGACGGCATCCATATGTTCGCTGTCAACTTCAAGACACGCCTGCCCGGCGGCGCCGGCATCTACAGCGAGCTGAGTTACCGCCCCAAACAGCCGGTAGCCTGGAACGGCGCCGACTTCCTGTACGGGGTGCTGTCCGGCGCGGGCCCGCTGGGCTATCTGGCCCATACGCCCACGGGCTATTTGGCGCGAGGCTACGATACCTTTCGCAGCAGTCAGTTCAGCCTGGGCGCAACGCAGCCCTTGGGGCGTTTGCTGGGCGGCGACGCCAAGCTGTCAGGCGAGGTGGGGGTGAAATACCTTGCCGGCCTGCCTGACGCTTATGTGATGCGTTACGGCAGGGTGGGTTTTGGACAGGCGCCTAGCGCCGCGACGCCGGCTTGCAACGGGACGGGACTGAGTTGCGCGCTGGATGGTTTCGTCACGCCCTTGTCCTGGGGGCTGCGCGGCAAGCTGGAGGAGCATTACGGCGGCGTGCTGCCCGGCCTGGCGCTGATGCCTTCTCTGCTGCTGGCATATGACGCCAAAGGCTACTCGCAGGATGGCCAGTTCATCGAAGGGCGGCGCAGCGCCTTGTGGCGGCTGCGCGGCGAGTATCGCAAGCAGTATTCCTTCGAGCTGTTGTATCTGGCCACCGGCGGCGGCCAGTACAACACGCAATCAGACCGCAGCCTGGCGATGATCAGCGCCGGCATCAAGTTTTAA